In one window of Aceticella autotrophica DNA:
- a CDS encoding Mini-ribonuclease 3 codes for MFFNEDDYTFNKEEVMRLSPLILAFIGDSIYDLFIRRNIAVKGNRPLYKIHKECVKYVKAEAQAESLKRISKYLIDDEKDIVRRGRNVKSATIPKHADIEDYHLATAFEALLGYLYLLGKIDRLKEILELTIESNNEKGE; via the coding sequence ATGTTTTTTAATGAAGATGATTATACTTTTAATAAAGAGGAGGTAATGAGATTATCTCCGCTTATTTTAGCCTTTATTGGTGATAGTATTTATGATTTATTTATAAGAAGAAATATTGCGGTAAAGGGAAATAGACCTTTATATAAAATACATAAAGAATGTGTAAAATATGTAAAAGCTGAGGCACAGGCAGAAAGTCTGAAAAGAATTTCAAAGTATTTAATTGATGATGAGAAGGATATAGTAAGAAGAGGAAGAAATGTTAAGAGTGCAACAATTCCAAAACATGCAGATATAGAGGATTATCATCTTGCAACTGCATTTGAAGCATTATTGGGATATCTTTACCTTTTGGGGAAAATAGACAGACTAAAGGAAATATTAGAGTTAACCATTGAATCTAATAATGAAAAAGGAGAATAA
- the cysS gene encoding cysteine--tRNA ligase, giving the protein MKLYNTMTGKKEDFIPLHDKEVNMYVCGPTVYNYIHIGNARVFIVFDTIRRYLEYKGYKVNYVQNFTDIDDKLIKRAYEENTTVKILAEKYIEEYFKDADSLGIKRATVHPRATENINEIINFIKSLIEKGYAYVVNGDVYYNTIKFKDYGKLSHKNIEELLSGARIEINEDKKNPMDFVLWKAEKPGEPSWESPWGKGRPGWHIECSAMAMKYLGKTLDIHAGGPDLIFPHHENEIAQSEAVNNVPFAKYWMHIGYLNINNEKMSKSKGNFFTVRDILNHYEPEVLRFFMLTAHYRNPINFSPELLEQAKSGFMRLSNAVDNLKYLFEVSKDREPVEDERSFMDKLKEYEKRFELSMDDDFNTADAIAVLFEMVKDINTNIDGNSSKELIRYTLDIFLKLSSILGFFYKKPDLIEDEIKALIDERENARKNKNWALADKIRDELKKQGIILEDTPNGVRWRKI; this is encoded by the coding sequence GTGAAATTATATAATACAATGACAGGAAAGAAAGAAGACTTTATACCATTACATGATAAAGAAGTAAATATGTATGTATGTGGACCAACAGTGTATAATTACATTCATATCGGCAATGCCAGGGTATTTATTGTATTTGATACCATTAGGAGATATTTGGAATATAAAGGATATAAAGTTAATTATGTTCAAAATTTTACTGATATTGATGATAAACTTATAAAAAGAGCATATGAAGAAAATACTACGGTAAAAATTCTGGCAGAAAAATATATAGAAGAATATTTCAAAGATGCCGACAGTCTTGGGATAAAGAGGGCAACAGTACATCCGCGTGCGACAGAAAACATTAATGAAATAATAAATTTTATAAAAAGCCTTATTGAAAAAGGATATGCATATGTGGTGAATGGAGATGTGTATTACAATACGATAAAGTTTAAGGATTATGGGAAGTTGTCCCATAAAAATATCGAGGAGCTTCTTTCGGGTGCCCGTATAGAAATTAATGAGGACAAGAAAAATCCGATGGATTTTGTTCTGTGGAAAGCTGAAAAACCGGGTGAGCCTTCATGGGAAAGCCCTTGGGGAAAAGGAAGACCCGGATGGCATATTGAATGTTCTGCAATGGCTATGAAGTATCTTGGCAAAACCCTTGATATTCATGCAGGTGGACCTGACCTTATTTTCCCGCATCATGAAAACGAAATAGCCCAGAGTGAAGCTGTAAACAATGTTCCTTTTGCTAAATACTGGATGCATATAGGATATCTTAATATAAACAATGAAAAGATGTCCAAGTCTAAAGGCAATTTTTTCACTGTAAGAGATATATTAAATCATTATGAACCTGAGGTATTGAGATTTTTTATGCTGACGGCTCATTACAGGAATCCTATAAATTTTAGTCCGGAGCTTTTAGAACAGGCTAAAAGCGGATTTATGCGTTTGTCAAATGCTGTGGACAACTTAAAATACCTTTTTGAGGTTTCCAAAGATAGAGAACCAGTAGAGGATGAAAGGTCTTTTATGGATAAGCTTAAAGAATATGAAAAAAGATTTGAGCTTTCTATGGATGATGATTTCAATACCGCTGATGCCATTGCTGTTTTGTTTGAAATGGTCAAAGATATAAACACAAACATTGATGGAAATTCATCCAAGGAATTGATAAGATATACACTGGATATATTTCTAAAATTATCGTCAATTTTAGGTTTTTTCTATAAAAAACCTGATTTAATAGAAGATGAAATAAAAGCATTAATAGACGAAAGAGAGAATGCCAGAAAAAATAAAAATTGGGCGCTTGCCGATAAAATAAGGGATGAACTTAAAAAGCAGGGTATTATACTTGAAGATACGCCAAATGGAGTAAGGTGGAGAAAAATTTGA
- the epsC gene encoding serine O-acetyltransferase EpsC, with amino-acid sequence MFKNIKEDIKVVFERDPAANSVLEVILCYPGLHAIIMHRIAHYLYMKKLILLSRLISQINRFFTGIEIHPGAKIGKGFFIDHGMGVVIGETTEIGDNVTLYQGVTLGGTGKDKGKRHPTIKNNVVIGSGAKVLGPIVIGENSKIGAGAVVLHNVPPNCTVVGVPGHCVKRENIKIKKIKPYVDLEHGKLPDPIEDELDGIRERLKKLEILMNDMEGNDGEII; translated from the coding sequence ATGTTCAAGAATATAAAAGAAGATATAAAGGTTGTATTTGAAAGAGACCCTGCGGCAAACAGTGTACTTGAAGTCATATTATGTTATCCGGGACTTCATGCTATAATTATGCATAGAATTGCACATTATTTATATATGAAAAAATTAATTTTGTTATCGAGACTTATTTCTCAGATCAACAGATTTTTTACAGGGATTGAGATACATCCCGGAGCAAAGATTGGAAAGGGATTTTTTATAGACCACGGCATGGGGGTAGTAATTGGTGAAACAACAGAAATAGGCGATAATGTTACCTTATATCAGGGTGTAACATTAGGCGGTACGGGAAAGGATAAGGGCAAAAGGCATCCTACCATTAAAAACAATGTTGTTATAGGAAGTGGGGCAAAGGTATTAGGACCTATTGTAATAGGAGAGAATTCCAAAATAGGAGCAGGTGCTGTTGTACTTCATAATGTTCCGCCAAATTGTACGGTTGTAGGTGTACCGGGACATTGCGTAAAAAGGGAAAATATCAAAATCAAGAAGATAAAACCATATGTTGACCTTGAACATGGAAAATTGCCTGACCCAATTGAAGATGAACTGGACGGAATAAGAGAAAGGCTGAAAAAGTTAGAAATATTAATGAACGATATGGAGGGGAATGACGGTGAAATTATATAA
- the gltX gene encoding glutamate--tRNA ligase, giving the protein MIEKRVRFAPSPTGAIHIGNIRTALFNYLFSRSEEAKLVLRIEDTDLGRSSKDFEELIFKELKWLGIEWDEGPDKPGDYGPYRQSERLSIYHKYAQKLLEEGKAYRCYCTPEELDEDRKISVANGDIPRYSGRCRNLTKEQEEKYIKEGRKPAIRFIIPNDVTIAFNDMIKGMIEIKSDTLGGDMIIVKSDGMPTYNFAVVIDDTLMKISHVIRGEDHIYNTPKQILIYKALGFDLPQFAHAPLILGQDRTKLSKRHGNTYIGQYREMGYLPEAMFNFLALLSWSPGDNEELMTKDEIIAKFNFKNIHKANPVFDIDKLNWINQQYIQKSSIERIVDLSIPYLKKAGYIDEVDDILYNWLKELIMLYKEGLHYIAEIPEKTKMFFTNELHYDNILKENILSSPACKKVLKEFKIEMEALNEVSQQTAKTMLKTLQKKTGVKGKEFFMPVRFALTGEGHGPELVKIIPLLGKEKIINRLEKALNLID; this is encoded by the coding sequence ATGATAGAAAAGAGAGTAAGATTTGCTCCAAGTCCAACTGGTGCAATACATATAGGTAATATACGTACAGCATTGTTTAACTATCTTTTTTCAAGAAGTGAGGAGGCAAAGCTTGTACTTAGGATAGAAGATACTGACCTTGGGAGGTCTTCAAAAGATTTTGAAGAACTTATTTTTAAAGAGCTTAAATGGCTTGGAATAGAATGGGATGAAGGACCTGATAAGCCGGGAGATTATGGTCCATATAGGCAGAGTGAAAGGCTTTCAATTTACCATAAATATGCTCAAAAACTTTTGGAAGAGGGTAAGGCATACAGATGTTACTGTACACCTGAAGAACTGGATGAGGATAGAAAAATTTCTGTGGCAAACGGTGATATTCCCAGATATTCGGGAAGATGCAGGAATTTGACCAAGGAACAGGAAGAAAAATATATAAAAGAGGGAAGAAAACCTGCTATAAGATTTATAATTCCAAATGATGTGACAATAGCATTTAATGATATGATAAAAGGCATGATAGAAATAAAATCAGATACCCTTGGGGGAGATATGATAATTGTTAAATCTGATGGTATGCCTACATATAATTTTGCTGTTGTAATAGATGATACCCTTATGAAAATTTCACATGTTATAAGAGGTGAGGACCATATATATAATACACCAAAGCAGATTTTAATATATAAGGCACTGGGGTTTGACTTACCACAATTTGCCCATGCTCCTCTAATACTTGGACAAGACAGGACAAAACTTTCCAAAAGGCATGGGAATACTTATATAGGACAGTACAGAGAAATGGGGTATTTGCCGGAAGCAATGTTTAATTTTTTGGCTCTTTTAAGCTGGTCCCCCGGAGATAATGAGGAACTTATGACGAAAGATGAGATAATAGCAAAATTTAATTTTAAGAATATTCACAAAGCAAATCCGGTTTTTGATATTGATAAATTAAACTGGATAAACCAACAGTATATTCAGAAAAGTTCGATTGAGCGCATAGTTGACTTATCGATTCCATATTTAAAAAAAGCAGGGTATATTGACGAAGTTGATGATATATTATATAATTGGTTAAAAGAATTAATAATGCTATATAAAGAAGGTCTGCATTATATAGCAGAGATTCCGGAAAAGACAAAGATGTTTTTTACAAATGAACTACATTATGATAATATTTTAAAAGAGAATATTTTAAGTTCACCGGCATGTAAAAAAGTACTGAAGGAATTTAAGATTGAAATGGAAGCATTAAATGAAGTTTCTCAGCAGACGGCAAAAACCATGTTGAAAACCCTCCAAAAAAAGACCGGTGTGAAGGGTAAAGAATTTTTTATGCCTGTGAGATTTGCCCTGACAGGGGAAGGTCATGGTCCTGAATTGGTTAAGATAATACCTCTTTTAGGAAAAGAAAAAATAATAAATAGATTGGAAAAAGCATTAAATTTAATAGATTAA
- a CDS encoding proline--tRNA ligase — translation MRLSKQLIPTLREIPAEAEISSHLFMLKAAMIRKLASGIYIYLPIGQRVLRKVEQIIREEMDRAGAQEVLMSSLIPSELWRESGRWDVFGPEMFKLKDRNDREFCLGPTHEEVFTDLIRNEIKSYRQLPITLYQIQTKFRDERRPRFGVMRSREFIMKDAYSFDTDWDKLDVSFAQMYEAYCRIFDRCGLEYTVVEADSGAMGGKDSKEFMVTSNVGEASIVYCENCGYAANEEKAECLPDTVSNEKMFPPEKIKTPDARTIEELVTFLKTVPNRFVKTLIYKFNDKIIAALVRGDRELNEVKLLNVLKAVEQDLEMADSKTVEEATGAKVGFAGPIGLKGDVLVIVDREIPEMKNFIIGANETGYHIKNINYGRDFKADIVADIRNAVEGDKCPKCGKPIKIKRGIEVGHIFKLGTKYSDALGANFIDEDGNERPIIMGCYGIGVNRTIAAVIEQNHDEKGIIWPMSIAPYHVEIVPVNVSDHIQKNLSERLYKEFQDADIEVLIDDRDLRAGVKFNDADLLGIPIRITVGKKAGENIVELKLRSSDKVEEIAVSEVVEKVKNLIINK, via the coding sequence TTGAGATTATCTAAACAACTTATACCAACATTACGGGAAATACCTGCGGAGGCAGAGATTTCAAGCCATCTTTTTATGCTGAAGGCAGCAATGATAAGAAAACTTGCATCAGGAATATATATATATTTGCCCATAGGGCAAAGGGTTTTAAGAAAAGTAGAACAGATTATAAGGGAAGAAATGGATAGAGCAGGAGCACAGGAAGTCCTTATGTCTTCACTTATACCATCTGAATTATGGAGAGAATCGGGAAGATGGGATGTATTTGGACCGGAGATGTTTAAGCTGAAAGATAGAAATGACAGGGAATTTTGCCTTGGTCCTACCCATGAAGAGGTATTTACAGACCTTATAAGAAATGAAATCAAGTCATACAGGCAGCTTCCGATAACCTTATATCAAATACAGACGAAATTCAGGGATGAAAGAAGACCCAGATTTGGTGTTATGAGAAGCCGCGAATTTATAATGAAGGATGCATACAGCTTTGATACAGACTGGGATAAACTTGATGTATCATTTGCTCAAATGTATGAAGCATATTGCCGTATATTTGACAGATGTGGTCTTGAGTATACGGTTGTTGAAGCAGATTCAGGTGCAATGGGCGGCAAAGATTCTAAGGAATTTATGGTTACGTCAAATGTAGGTGAAGCTTCAATAGTATATTGCGAAAATTGCGGATATGCGGCAAATGAAGAAAAAGCAGAATGCCTTCCAGATACGGTAAGCAATGAAAAAATGTTTCCACCCGAAAAAATTAAAACTCCCGATGCAAGAACCATTGAAGAACTTGTTACATTTTTAAAAACAGTGCCGAATAGATTTGTTAAAACATTGATTTATAAATTCAATGATAAGATTATTGCAGCACTTGTAAGGGGCGACAGGGAGCTGAACGAAGTCAAGCTGCTTAATGTGTTAAAAGCAGTAGAACAGGACCTTGAAATGGCTGATAGCAAGACTGTGGAAGAAGCAACGGGCGCAAAAGTAGGATTTGCAGGACCAATTGGATTAAAAGGAGATGTTTTAGTTATTGTTGATAGAGAAATACCTGAAATGAAAAATTTCATAATAGGTGCAAATGAAACAGGTTATCATATTAAAAATATCAACTATGGAAGAGACTTCAAAGCAGATATTGTTGCAGATATAAGAAATGCGGTTGAAGGTGATAAATGTCCGAAATGCGGAAAACCGATAAAGATTAAAAGAGGCATAGAAGTAGGGCATATATTCAAACTTGGCACAAAATACTCCGATGCCCTCGGAGCAAATTTTATAGATGAAGACGGGAATGAAAGACCTATTATAATGGGTTGTTATGGCATAGGCGTTAATAGAACGATTGCTGCGGTTATTGAGCAGAATCATGATGAAAAAGGAATCATATGGCCCATGTCAATCGCACCCTATCATGTAGAAATAGTACCTGTTAATGTTTCAGACCATATACAGAAAAATCTTTCCGAAAGATTATATAAGGAATTTCAGGATGCTGATATAGAGGTATTGATAGATGACAGAGATTTAAGGGCCGGGGTTAAATTCAACGATGCTGATTTGTTGGGAATACCAATCAGAATAACTGTAGGGAAAAAAGCGGGTGAAAATATAGTAGAACTGAAACTGCGTTCATCTGATAAAGTTGAAGAAATTGCGGTATCAGAAGTTGTCGAAAAGGTAAAAAATCTAATAATAAATAAATGA
- the ispF gene encoding 2-C-methyl-D-erythritol 2,4-cyclodiphosphate synthase: MRIGLGYDVHKLVKGKRLILGGIKIPYEKGLLGHSDADVLTHAIIDGILGAAGLGDIGTHFPDSEWAYKDIDSMILLKKTLGMIKERYKINNIDCVIVAQEPKLLPYKEAIEKNLSTVLNIGIDRINIKAKTEEGLGFTGRKEGISAYAVVSLFENDIDICK, translated from the coding sequence GTGAGAATAGGACTTGGATATGATGTGCATAAACTTGTAAAAGGAAAAAGATTAATCTTAGGGGGTATAAAGATACCATACGAGAAGGGGTTATTAGGACACTCAGATGCAGATGTGCTTACACATGCTATAATAGATGGTATATTGGGAGCGGCTGGACTTGGTGATATAGGTACGCATTTTCCTGACTCAGAGTGGGCTTATAAGGATATAGACAGCATGATTTTACTTAAAAAAACCTTGGGGATGATAAAAGAAAGGTATAAAATTAATAATATAGACTGCGTTATTGTTGCACAGGAGCCAAAGTTATTGCCATACAAAGAAGCTATAGAAAAAAATTTGTCTACAGTATTGAATATAGGCATAGATAGAATAAATATAAAGGCGAAGACAGAGGAAGGACTTGGATTCACCGGCAGAAAAGAGGGAATTTCAGCATATGCTGTTGTAAGTCTTTTTGAAAATGATATTGACATATGCAAATAA
- a CDS encoding esterase/lipase family protein: protein MKLPLIFIHGIFGSIFVPTPLGKIWTFGPAGYIYDPFVENLKTLGYTEDKNLFICYYEWWKKVPDCINTLISKIDQAKIKNASDKVDVICHSMGGLLARSYIQSCYYRNDIDKLIFLSTPHYGAANAYYAWEGGAVPPGDDDDFTNILLRGFLWTIGKIKGEKDELMIIRNFIQSINNLMPTFDYGNYIFKYPIVNNKVIFKNIHYMKEKNQFLNQLNNNIDLLYERVKKIYLFSGNNIYTNKFIQVKEPVDDILWPDGEAIGVVRDNKGDGTVLNKSALGIKGEQYTLDVGHGGILNASIPILKDILGVEKSPKMNILEKIASFINILTDKKIVVLDREKRLKRYNVFGKINWYMDINNKGEYYISAKEPLENEILIATNKGHIHKKLRRLSRLLRSHKLTVSVDEKGNFEIKDV from the coding sequence ATGAAACTGCCATTGATTTTTATTCATGGTATTTTTGGTTCAATTTTTGTCCCTACACCTCTTGGGAAAATATGGACATTCGGACCTGCCGGTTATATTTATGATCCATTTGTGGAGAATCTTAAAACCCTTGGATATACAGAGGACAAGAATCTTTTTATATGCTATTATGAATGGTGGAAGAAGGTGCCTGATTGCATAAATACACTCATATCAAAAATAGATCAAGCTAAGATAAAAAATGCTTCAGATAAAGTAGATGTGATTTGTCACAGTATGGGGGGCTTGCTTGCCAGAAGTTATATACAAAGCTGTTATTATAGAAATGATATTGATAAACTTATATTTTTGTCGACTCCTCATTATGGAGCAGCGAATGCTTATTATGCATGGGAGGGCGGTGCTGTGCCACCTGGTGATGATGATGACTTTACAAATATACTTTTGAGAGGTTTCTTATGGACGATTGGTAAAATTAAAGGTGAAAAGGATGAACTTATGATAATAAGGAATTTTATTCAATCAATAAATAATTTGATGCCGACATTTGATTATGGTAACTATATATTCAAGTATCCAATCGTAAATAATAAAGTTATATTTAAAAATATACATTATATGAAGGAAAAAAATCAATTCTTAAATCAATTAAATAATAATATTGATCTTTTATATGAAAGAGTGAAAAAAATATACCTATTTTCTGGGAATAATATATATACAAATAAATTTATACAGGTAAAGGAGCCTGTTGATGATATTCTATGGCCAGATGGAGAGGCTATTGGAGTTGTAAGGGATAATAAAGGTGATGGTACGGTACTAAATAAAAGTGCTTTAGGTATCAAAGGAGAGCAATATACGCTTGATGTCGGACATGGTGGGATATTAAATGCCTCAATACCTATTTTGAAAGATATCTTGGGGGTTGAAAAAAGTCCTAAGATGAATATTTTAGAGAAGATAGCATCATTTATTAATATACTAACAGATAAGAAAATTGTTGTACTGGATAGGGAAAAACGATTAAAACGATATAATGTTTTTGGCAAGATAAATTGGTATATGGATATAAATAATAAGGGTGAATATTATATTTCAGCAAAAGAACCCTTAGAAAATGAAATTTTAATTGCAACAAATAAAGGACATATCCATAAAAAACTGAGAAGGTTGTCAAGATTATTAAGGTCCCATAAACTTACTGTTTCAGTGGATGAAAAAGGTAATTTTGAGATAAAAGATGTTTAA
- the ispD gene encoding 2-C-methyl-D-erythritol 4-phosphate cytidylyltransferase — MYISAVIVAGGKGRRMGSSINKIFLDLNGKPLLYYSIKAFEGIPEIDEIIVVSSKEEMKHCQIEVIKKFGLNKVKRIVEGGKERQASVYNGLMAVDKRCEIVLIHDGARPFISRSIITKGIKEAKIHKAVGIAVPVKDTIKVVDEDNFIINTPERKTLWGIQTPQIFDYELITMAHKKAIEDDFIGTDDCVLVERCGSRVKLVEGSYKNIKITTPEDLIIAEALLNTLDMDNYS; from the coding sequence ATGTATATAAGTGCTGTAATTGTTGCCGGAGGTAAAGGCAGGCGTATGGGTAGTTCCATTAATAAGATTTTTTTAGATTTAAACGGAAAGCCCTTATTATATTATTCAATAAAGGCATTTGAAGGTATTCCGGAAATTGATGAAATTATAGTAGTATCTTCAAAGGAGGAAATGAAGCATTGTCAGATTGAAGTTATAAAAAAATTCGGATTAAATAAGGTAAAAAGGATTGTTGAAGGTGGGAAAGAAAGGCAGGCTTCGGTTTATAATGGACTGATGGCTGTTGATAAGAGATGTGAAATTGTATTGATTCATGATGGAGCGAGGCCTTTTATCAGCAGGTCAATAATTACTAAAGGTATTAAAGAAGCTAAGATTCATAAGGCAGTGGGAATTGCAGTTCCTGTGAAAGATACGATAAAGGTTGTTGACGAAGACAATTTTATCATAAACACACCTGAGAGAAAGACATTATGGGGGATACAGACACCTCAAATATTCGACTATGAATTAATTACAATGGCACATAAAAAAGCTATTGAAGATGATTTTATTGGGACAGATGATTGTGTCCTTGTAGAAAGATGCGGGAGTAGGGTAAAATTGGTTGAAGGAAGCTATAAAAACATAAAAATTACAACACCGGAAGATTTGATTATAGCTGAGGCACTATTAAACACCTTAGATATGGATAATTATAGTTAA
- a CDS encoding PIN/TRAM domain-containing protein, with protein sequence MLEKIIRAVITIIGLGLGFEVSYLSFNVYRLQDMVNLQFNSITVMIICILSSIIGGVIFFILFPNFAKLAKDFEKLIETALQKVSIYEILIGGFGLIVGLILANLISIPIYQIYILGKIIPIILNIFLGYLGINVFLKKKEEISNLFTMFKKIGPAKVPKIQTIETPKILDTSVIIDGRIFDICKTGFVEGPLIIPNFVLEELRHIADSSDSLKRNRGRRGLDILNRIQKELDIKVQIIERETDAAEVDTKLLRLAKLMNGKVITNDYNLNKVAEFQGVPVLNINELSNAVKPVVLPGEEMMVQIIKDGKESGQGIAYLDDGTMIVVDSGRKHIGDTLEVIVTSVLQTAAGRMIFAKPKNAEQEKAM encoded by the coding sequence ATGTTAGAAAAAATCATCAGAGCAGTTATTACAATCATTGGTTTGGGACTTGGGTTTGAGGTATCGTATTTATCTTTTAACGTTTATAGGCTTCAAGATATGGTAAATTTACAATTTAATAGTATTACTGTTATGATAATTTGTATATTAAGTTCAATTATAGGCGGTGTTATATTTTTTATTCTTTTTCCTAATTTTGCAAAGCTGGCTAAAGACTTTGAAAAATTGATTGAGACAGCTCTTCAAAAGGTATCTATTTATGAAATCTTAATTGGGGGATTTGGACTTATCGTTGGTTTAATTCTTGCAAATCTTATAAGCATACCTATATACCAAATTTATATTTTAGGTAAAATTATACCTATAATTTTGAATATTTTTTTGGGATATCTTGGTATAAACGTTTTTTTAAAGAAAAAAGAGGAAATATCAAATTTATTTACCATGTTTAAAAAAATAGGACCTGCAAAGGTTCCGAAAATACAGACAATAGAAACACCTAAAATACTTGATACAAGTGTCATAATTGATGGAAGGATTTTTGATATTTGCAAGACCGGTTTTGTTGAAGGACCTCTGATAATACCGAATTTTGTGCTGGAGGAGTTAAGGCATATAGCTGATTCCTCAGATTCCCTTAAAAGAAACAGAGGCAGGCGGGGACTCGATATTTTAAATAGGATACAAAAAGAATTGGATATAAAAGTTCAGATAATTGAGAGGGAAACTGATGCAGCCGAGGTTGATACAAAACTTTTAAGGCTTGCAAAATTGATGAATGGCAAGGTTATTACAAATGATTATAATTTGAATAAAGTAGCCGAGTTTCAAGGGGTTCCTGTTCTTAACATAAACGAATTGTCCAATGCCGTAAAACCTGTTGTACTTCCAGGTGAAGAGATGATGGTACAGATAATCAAAGATGGAAAAGAATCAGGGCAGGGTATAGCATATCTTGATGATGGAACAATGATAGTGGTAGATAGCGGCAGAAAGCATATCGGTGATACATTAGAGGTAATTGTTACGAGTGTTTTGCAAACGGCAGCAGGCAGAATGATATTTGCGAAACCAAAGAATGCTGAACAGGAAAAAGCAATGTGA
- a CDS encoding DUF1573 domain-containing protein, with protein sequence MKDIIVDDLQNTVEEFLIRHKSILDIMTKIQESSARLNRAVAKSVTECGCIKINASKQQIPPETSLKEAHKFIKSHVEGKLCENCKEVIEAELANNIFYLIALCNELDLNFYDILLQKNKELHTLGVFNMF encoded by the coding sequence ATGAAGGATATAATAGTTGATGATCTTCAAAATACCGTTGAGGAATTTTTAATTCGTCACAAAAGCATTTTAGATATAATGACAAAGATACAGGAAAGCAGTGCACGTTTAAACAGGGCTGTTGCAAAATCTGTTACAGAATGCGGTTGTATAAAAATTAATGCATCAAAACAGCAGATACCCCCTGAGACAAGCCTCAAAGAAGCACATAAATTTATCAAATCACATGTAGAAGGAAAATTATGTGAAAACTGCAAAGAAGTAATTGAAGCTGAACTCGCAAACAATATTTTTTATTTAATTGCATTATGCAATGAACTTGACCTAAATTTTTATGATATTCTTCTTCAAAAAAATAAGGAATTGCATACATTGGGAGTTTTTAATATGTTTTAA